The DNA region GCGTTGGGAATAACGTTTTCAAAGACAACGGAAACAGCGGAGTGATTTATGCGCTTTACAACAACACGCCAAATGCGGTTTCTGCAACCAACAACTGTTGGAGAGAGGGCGAGCTTTCTACCGACGCGATGGTTGAAGAAGTGATTACGCACCAAGTTGATATCGCTACTTTAGGATTGGTTACCTTCAGTCCTTATTTATGTGCAGTTCCATTGGCGACAAGCAATGCTGCAGTTGCACAAAACAGCATCTACCCAAATCCAAGCAACGGAACCTTTACTTTTGATGCTGAAAAATCTGGAAACATCGTAGTTACTGATATGACAGGTAAAATCGTTTACAGCGGAATTGTGAACAAAGGTAAAAACAGGGTTTCTGTAAAAGCAACCTCAGGAACTTATGTGCTTCTTTATCAGTCCGAAGGCAAGAAATCCAGCTCAAAGCTGATCATCAAATAATTAATTGATCTCAAAATAGGCAAAACTCATCTCAATCTTTTTGGGATGAGTTTTTCTTTTTAGTTACATGAAATAATCGCAAAGTTTTTATTCAAAATAACTACCCTATTTTAAGGGTACAAAGTTTTTTCCGCCAAAGGCGGATTGATGAAGCGGTCGCTTCAACAGTGGATTTATCCACAGACTTTGCTTACCTGAATTTTGAATATTGAAAAGAAAAGCTTTGCGATTTAATATTCTGAATTTAGAAAGCAAATTTGTACAAGAAATTGATTATCTTCAACCAATGAAAATGCACACAACCAATTACAAAAACACCTTTATAGAAGTTGCAGAAGACTGCCCTGTTTCCGTAGCTGAGATTCCGCCTGTGAAAAGAAACAAGACTTTGGCCAATATTCAGCTGGAGATGGTTCTTGAAAATCCGTACAAATACACTTCCGACGAGGTTTTGTTCGAATGTTTTGCGATCAAAAATGAAATTGGCAAAGATGAACGCGATGAAGCCCGCAGAAATTTTTTCTCAAAAGGTCAACCCTGCTTTCGTTCATCCGCATTGGGAAAAAGATATGGTTTCGGCGTGCATTCGGATGCGGAAGGAAAGATTGCGTTTTTTCCAGTGGAAAGTGAGGAATATCAAAATTTTTTGAAAGATGATTCGGTGAAGAAGGTAAAGGCGATGCGCACGAAAAGGGCGAAGTAATTCCATAATCCATGGATTTCATCTACGGTTACTAATATTAAACCCTTCGGCTTTTTCTATTCGAGCGTTGCCGACAGCCGATTGCAGCAAGCATAGAGTTAGCAGAAATTTTACACCAATGATAGTTCCAATAACAATTTTAAGTATTCTATTTATCGGAATAGGATTTATAATTACTGAAAAAAATGCCAAATATTTACTTTCTGGATATAATACAATGTCCGAAAATGAGAGAGGAAAATTCGACATAAAATCGTACATTCCATACTTCAGAAATTTTCATATTTTTCTAGGACTCTCTCTATTCGTTATTTGCTTATCTGTTTATTATTTTATTGATCCAGATTGGAGCGGCATCGTTATGACAACCTACCCCATAATTGCATATATATTTTTTGTTTGGAAAGGGAATCAATTTTCAAAATTAAATAATAAAAAGTCTAATAGAAAAACAATTATGACCATGATTTTCTTAGTTGTTGTTTTTATTACTATTGCAGGAATGTTCTTAAATAGTCTAAATGATAATAATATAGACATAACAGGAAATACTATAAAAATAAAAGGAGATTATGGAATGGAATTGAAAAAAAGCGATATAAAATCAATAAAACTAGTAAATGAACTTCCTGAAATTTCATACAAAATGAATGGTTTTGCATTACAGAATGTAAAAAAGGGTTATTTTAAAACTAAAACTGGAGAAAAAGTTAAGTTATTTATCAATTCTGATAAATATCCATTAATTTATATAATAACCGAAGACAATCAAAAAATATATTATTCCTCAAAAGAAAAATCTAACAATATTGTTTTCAAAGATTTAAAAACTGCGATAAGCAAATAAAAACTTCTGCTACCATAGTATTGGAAAAATGCGGGGTTAAAGTCTTAATAGAAAGATTTGTTTGTATTTTGTCGCAAAAAAACTTTTCGTTCCACATTTTTTCTGTAATTTAGTTCCACGAAAAAGTTTTTTGCTTAGTGTAGTCTAAGTTGAACATTTTCAACTTCTTAACCCGCACTTCGCCAATACTTTTTCCGCAGAAAGCAGAAAACTAATTGCCGAAAGCCGATTGTTACATTGCTACATTGGTAAAATGTACATTGAAAAGCTTCCTTCCAACACAGCGAAAACCGCGACCCGGCTTGAGTGGAGCTCTTTTTTCTTTTTGATGGAAAATGGGTTGGCCAAAGAAAAAAAGCGGGAACGGAAGACGGAAATAGTCGCCCAAAAAATCAATTAATACTTTTATTTTGAAAGTTTTGTAACCTTTTCCAAATTCCTGTCGTATAATCTATTGCAGTCCTTAAACTGGATTGTTTTTTTCTATGAGACAGTTAAAAATTACAAAGCAGGTTACCAACAGAGAAACCGCATCGCTTGACAAGTATCTACAGGAAATCGGGAAAGTGGACCTGATTACCGCCGATGAAGAGGTGGAACTCGCACAGAAAATCCGAGCAGGAGACCGGGTTGCACTGGAAAAACTGATCAAGGCGAATTTGCGTTTCGTGGTGTCTGTTTCGAAACAATACCAGAATCAGGGATTATCACTCCCCGATTTGATCAACGAGGGAAATCTCGGTTTGATGAAAGCCGCAAAAAGATACGATGAAACCAGAGGTTTTAAGTTTATTTCTTATGCGGTTTGGTGGATTCGCCAGTCGATTCTGCAGGCATTGGCGGAACAGTCGAGAATTGTTCGTCTGCCGCTGAACAAGATTGGCTCAATCAACAAGATCAACAAAGCTTACGCACACCTTGAACAGGAAAACGAACGACCACCGTCTCCCGAAGAATTGGCTGAAGTTCTCGATATGAGCGAGGAAGACATTAAGGAATCGATGAAGAATTCCGGTCGTCACCTCTCGATGGATGCACCGCTTGTTGAAGGTGAAGATTCCAATTTATACGACGTTTTGCGTTCGGGAGAATCACCAAGTCCAGACAAAGACTTGATGCTGGAATCGCTGCAGATTGAGATCGAAAGAGCATTGCAGACCTTGACTCCGAGAGAAGCAGATTTGGTTCGGCTTTATTTCGGACTGAATGGCAAACATCCGATGACTTTGGAAGAAATCGGTGAAACCTTTGATCTGACGAGAGAACGTGTTCGACAAATTAAGGAAAAAGCGATCAAACGATTGAAACACAATACCAGAAGCAAGATTCTGAAATCTTATCTCGGTAAATAATTTTTTAGCAACAACAGAAAAGGAACCCCAAATTGAGGTTCCTTTTTTTATTTATGAGGTTTGGAAATTCTTCCGCGCCAATTCCTTTCGCACACGGCTTAAACTTTCAGGCGTAATTCCCAGATAGGAAGCGACCATCCATTGCGGAACGCGCAGCAAAATGTCGGGATACATTTTGATGAAGTTCATATAGCGTTCCTCGGCGGTTTCTGCCAACAATGAATTCACTCGGTTCTGCAAATTCCTGATGTGTTTCTGCAAAAGCAGGTCATTATTTTCCGC from Chryseobacterium suipulveris includes:
- a CDS encoding DUF6157 family protein, producing MHTTNYKNTFIEVAEDCPVSVAEIPPVKRNKTLANIQLEMVLENPYKYTSDEVLFECFAIKNEIGKDERDEARRNFFSKGQPCFRSSALGKRYGFGVHSDAEGKIAFFPVESEEYQNFLKDDSVKKVKAMRTKRAK
- a CDS encoding DUF3784 domain-containing protein, which encodes MIVPITILSILFIGIGFIITEKNAKYLLSGYNTMSENERGKFDIKSYIPYFRNFHIFLGLSLFVICLSVYYFIDPDWSGIVMTTYPIIAYIFFVWKGNQFSKLNNKKSNRKTIMTMIFLVVVFITIAGMFLNSLNDNNIDITGNTIKIKGDYGMELKKSDIKSIKLVNELPEISYKMNGFALQNVKKGYFKTKTGEKVKLFINSDKYPLIYIITEDNQKIYYSSKEKSNNIVFKDLKTAISK
- a CDS encoding sigma-70 family RNA polymerase sigma factor, which gives rise to MRQLKITKQVTNRETASLDKYLQEIGKVDLITADEEVELAQKIRAGDRVALEKLIKANLRFVVSVSKQYQNQGLSLPDLINEGNLGLMKAAKRYDETRGFKFISYAVWWIRQSILQALAEQSRIVRLPLNKIGSINKINKAYAHLEQENERPPSPEELAEVLDMSEEDIKESMKNSGRHLSMDAPLVEGEDSNLYDVLRSGESPSPDKDLMLESLQIEIERALQTLTPREADLVRLYFGLNGKHPMTLEEIGETFDLTRERVRQIKEKAIKRLKHNTRSKILKSYLGK